The following are encoded in a window of Ruminiclostridium herbifermentans genomic DNA:
- a CDS encoding ABC transporter ATP-binding protein: MISVKNLTKEYKKIKAVDNISLTAKPGEITILLGPNGAGKSTTIKSIAGLLKFEGEITICEFPNKTIDAKRIFGYIPETPALYELLTPWEHAEFIAKAYKLNNDWKDKIKVIFERLEIYDKKDKYVRELSKGMTQKLSIALALLTDPKAVLFDEPLVGLDPKAINEVLSIFEELKASGKSVFVSTHIIDTINDVWDRAYIMNKGKIICEVTKDQLEGGDLKKMFFELTEGAEA, from the coding sequence ATGATTTCAGTGAAAAACTTAACAAAGGAATACAAAAAGATTAAGGCAGTAGATAACATATCACTTACTGCAAAACCGGGTGAAATTACAATATTATTAGGACCTAATGGTGCTGGTAAATCAACCACCATTAAGAGTATAGCTGGTTTATTGAAATTTGAAGGTGAGATAACTATATGCGAATTTCCTAATAAAACAATAGATGCAAAAAGGATATTTGGTTACATACCTGAAACACCAGCCTTGTATGAACTGTTGACTCCTTGGGAGCATGCAGAGTTTATAGCCAAAGCGTACAAGCTAAATAATGATTGGAAAGACAAAATTAAAGTTATTTTCGAAAGACTTGAAATTTATGATAAAAAGGATAAATATGTACGTGAGTTATCAAAAGGAATGACACAGAAGTTGAGCATTGCTTTAGCGCTGTTAACAGATCCAAAGGCTGTACTTTTTGATGAACCTTTGGTTGGACTGGATCCAAAGGCTATTAATGAAGTTCTGAGTATTTTTGAGGAACTTAAAGCTAGTGGAAAGAGTGTTTTTGTAAGCACCCATATTATTGATACAATTAACGATGTGTGGGACAGAGCCTACATCATGAATAAGGGGAAAATTATATGCGAAGTCACAAAAGATCAGCTTGAGGGCGGAGATTTGAAAAAAATGTTCTTTGAACTTACTGAGGGGGCTGAAGCTTAA
- a CDS encoding type I phosphomannose isomerase catalytic subunit, translating to MYYPIKLKPVYKDYLWGGRYFEKLNRELPDGTVAESWELSCHKNGVSVIANGEHAGKTLPEIIKNDSINILGKNFPVNCEEIPLLIKLIDANDKLSVQVHCEDNYAAVYEGGLGKNEMWYIMDVKPEAKLVAGLKPGVTKKEFDNAIRENRIEDCLQNIEVKPGDVINIPAGLVHAIGAGIVIAEIQQSSDTTYRVYDYNRVDKNGAKRPLQLEKAMDVIKFDTNFKNIKCEGVDIKINETCNKTIFLANKFFACERYDVDGSVSEICDGSKFYVFICIEGNGVIETEKMTVDFKAGETIFLPAMLNEYKMAGTFKALKTYVPDFVKDIVEPMRKAGCKNEDIYRVLNH from the coding sequence ATGTATTATCCAATAAAGCTAAAGCCGGTTTATAAGGATTACCTTTGGGGTGGTCGTTACTTCGAAAAGTTAAACAGAGAGCTTCCAGATGGTACTGTTGCAGAAAGCTGGGAACTTTCTTGTCATAAAAATGGTGTTAGTGTAATTGCAAATGGTGAACATGCAGGAAAAACCCTTCCGGAGATAATTAAAAATGATTCTATAAATATTCTAGGTAAAAATTTCCCTGTCAATTGTGAGGAAATACCGCTATTAATAAAACTTATAGATGCAAATGACAAGCTTTCTGTACAAGTGCATTGTGAAGATAACTATGCAGCAGTGTACGAGGGAGGCTTAGGAAAAAATGAAATGTGGTATATAATGGACGTAAAGCCAGAGGCAAAGCTTGTGGCAGGTCTTAAACCGGGTGTAACAAAAAAAGAGTTTGACAATGCAATTAGAGAAAATAGAATAGAAGATTGCCTTCAGAATATAGAGGTTAAACCTGGAGATGTTATCAATATACCAGCTGGATTGGTTCATGCAATTGGGGCTGGGATAGTAATTGCGGAGATACAGCAGAGTTCAGATACAACATATAGAGTTTATGATTATAACAGAGTTGACAAAAATGGTGCCAAACGTCCTTTACAATTGGAAAAGGCTATGGATGTAATTAAATTTGATACAAATTTCAAAAATATCAAGTGTGAAGGCGTAGATATTAAAATAAATGAAACCTGTAATAAGACAATTTTTTTAGCAAACAAGTTTTTTGCCTGTGAGAGATATGATGTAGATGGGAGTGTCTCTGAAATTTGTGATGGCAGCAAGTTCTATGTGTTTATATGTATTGAAGGTAATGGAGTTATAGAAACTGAGAAAATGACGGTTGATTTTAAGGCTGGAGAGACTATTTTTTTGCCTGCTATGCTAAATGAGTATAAGATGGCGGGAACATTTAAAGCTTTAAAAACCTATGTCCCTGACTTTGTTAAAGATATTGTAGAGCCTATGAGAAAGGCTGGGTGCAAGAATGAGGACATTTATCGTGTGTTAAATCATTAG
- a CDS encoding DUF2812 domain-containing protein, giving the protein MIRIFKWWWAWNYEKIESWLESMENSGLRLVKTKFKGVVFYFENCTPTKARYCIDYQDKLTPEYISIINDAGWKINQIGMGWYVLRKQYEDERPELYTDFDALIARNKKLLRIMIGGLLLEFIFLGKLIYSAIKFPSNDIIAQVGFLTAFVLAFFTFSITNLSLQIHKFKNKNI; this is encoded by the coding sequence ATGATTAGGATATTTAAGTGGTGGTGGGCATGGAATTATGAAAAAATAGAAAGTTGGCTTGAAAGTATGGAGAATAGTGGCTTGAGGTTGGTTAAAACAAAATTTAAAGGAGTGGTTTTTTATTTCGAAAATTGTACTCCAACTAAAGCTAGATATTGCATTGATTATCAGGATAAATTGACACCTGAGTATATATCAATAATTAATGATGCTGGTTGGAAGATAAATCAAATTGGTATGGGGTGGTATGTATTAAGAAAGCAGTATGAAGATGAGAGACCAGAACTATATACTGATTTTGATGCTCTTATAGCTAGAAACAAAAAATTGTTGAGAATAATGATTGGCGGTCTTTTGCTAGAATTTATTTTTCTAGGAAAACTAATTTATAGTGCAATTAAATTTCCAAGTAATGATATTATAGCTCAAGTAGGTTTTTTAACTGCGTTTGTACTTGCCTTCTTTACATTTTCAATTACTAATTTGTCACTGCAAATACACAAATTTAAGAATAAAAACATATAA